In Helianthus annuus cultivar XRQ/B chromosome 8, HanXRQr2.0-SUNRISE, whole genome shotgun sequence, a single genomic region encodes these proteins:
- the LOC110872409 gene encoding uncharacterized protein LOC110872409: MADDQKEAAAAAVVHTPDHESITPPNPLSSFISNFTQLINFRFPPKKLETDTKTAAGNTVFRSGEPAEDSKPATVRFSDARPTTVAPLKLEAEEVEKDTNPVFLWQVYAIGGFFVLRWVLARWNERKANKNKKSSDEEDSPPQPPPAADGDE, from the exons atGGCGGATGATCAGAaagaagctgctgctgctgcggtgGTTCACACTCCCGATCACGAATCAATCACACCTCCAAATCCTTTATCTTCATTCATCTCAAACTTCACTCAACTTATTAACTTCCGTTTTCCACCAAAGAAACTGGAAACTGATACCAAAACAGCAGCTGGAAATACGGTTTTTCGAAGCGGTGAACCGGCTGAGGACTCGAAACCGGCTACTGTTAGGTTTTCGGATGCTCGTCCGACGACTGTTGCACCCTTGAAACTTGAAGCTGAAGAGGTTGAAAAGGATACAAATCCTGTTTTTCTTTGGCAG GTGTATGCAATTGGAGGATTTTTCGTTTTGAGGTGGGTATTGGCAAGATGGAATGAGCGAAAGGCGAACAAGAATAAGAAATCATCTGATGAAGAAGATTCACCACCTCAACCACCACCAGCCGCTGATGGCGACGAATAG
- the LOC110872405 gene encoding pyruvate kinase 1, cytosolic, translated as MHSHHLLLEEPIRMASILEPSKPSFFPAMTKIVGTLGPKSRSVETISSCLKAGMSVARFDFSWGDTEFHQETLENLRVAMKSTRKPCAILLDTVGPELQVVNKTERPISLEAETLVTLTSNQEQEATSNLLPINFSGLSKAVKTGDTIFIGQYLFTGSETTSVWLEVNEVKGEDVVCLIKNSATLSGSLFTLHVSQIRIDLPTLTDKDKEVISTWGLRNNIDFLSLSYTRRAEDVRQAREYLSKLGDLNQTQIFAKIENFEGLTHFDEILQEADGIILSRGNLGIDLPPEKVFLFQKQAVYKCNMAGKPAVITRVVDTMTDNLRPTRAEATDVANAVLDGSDAIILGAETLRGLYPVDTISTVGKICAESEKVFNQDLFFKKTVKHVREPMSHMESIASSAVRAAIKVKASVIICFTSSGRAARLIAKYRPTMPVISVVIPRLKTNQLRWTLTGSFEARQSLIVRGLFPMLADPRHPAESTSATNESILKIALDHGKASGMVKSHDRVVVCQKVGDDSVVKIIELED; from the exons ATGCATTCGCATCACTTGCTTCTCGAGGAAccgatccggatggcttcaattCTCGAGCCTTCTAAACCT AGTTTCTTTCCTGCTATGACGAAGATCGTTGGGACACTGGGACCGAAATCTCGATCGGTTGAGACGATATCAAGCTGCCTTAAGGCTGGGATGTCAG TGGCACGATTTGATTTTTCGTGGGGTGACACTGAATTTCATCAAGAAACACTGGAAAACCTTAGGGTCGCTATGAAGAGTACAAGAAAGCCTTGTGCT ATTCTGTTGGATACCGTTGGCCCAGAGTTGCAAGTTGTCAACAAAACCGAGCGTCCTATTTCTCTGGAGGCAGAAACCTTGGTCACCCTCACATCCAATCAAGAACAAGAAGCCACTTCAAATCTGTTACCAATAAACTTTAGTGGGCTTTCAAAG GCTGTGAAAACTGGTGACACCATTTTCATTGGACAGTATTTGTTCACAGGAAGTGAAACAACTTCTGTGTGGTTGGAG GTCAATGAGGTGAAAGGAGAGGATGTTGTTTGTCTGATAAAGAATTCTGCCACTTTATCTGGGTCGCTATTCACCTTACACGTGTCCCAAATCCGTATTGATCTGCCAACCCTTACTGATAAAGATAAGGAG GTTATAAGCACATGGGGACTACGTAACAATATAGACTTCCTTTCTTTGTCTTATACCCGTCGCGCAGAAGACGTACGGCAA GCTCGTGAATACCTCTCCAAATTGGGTGATCTCAATCAAACTCAGATTTTTGCaaagattgaaaattttgaa GGTCTAACCCATTTTGACGAAATCCTACAAGAAGCAGATGGTATAATCCTTTCTCGAGGAAATCTTGGGATAGATCTGCCCCCAGAAAAG GTGTTTTTGTTTCAAAAACAAGCTGTTTACAAGTGCAACATGGCTGGAAAACCTGCAGTAATTACTCGAGTTGTGGACACCATGACAGACAACTTGAGGCCCACTCGCGCTGAGGCAACTGATGTTGCTAATGCTGTTTTGGATG GTAGTGATGCAATTATTCTAGGTGCCGAGACCTTGAGAGGATTATACCCTGTTGACACTATCTCTACCGTTGGTAAAATTTGCGCAGAG TCAGAAAAGGTGTTCAATCAAGATTTATTCTTTAAGAAGACTGTGAAACATGTTAGAGAACCAATGTCCCACATGGAATCAATCGCTTCCTCTGCG GTGCGCGCTGCGATCAAGGTTAAGGCTTCTGTAATCATTTGCTTCACGTCATCAGGGAGAGCTGCCAG ATTAATTGCAAAATATAGGCCCACAATGCCTGTGATTTCAGTTGTGATTCCtcgtttgaaaacaaatcaactACGATGGACATTAACGGGTTCTTTTGAG GCAAGACAATCTCTCATCGTTAGGGGGCTCTTTCCAATGCTTGCAGATCCTCGGCATCCT GCGGAGTCAACAAGTGCAACAAATGAGTCGATCTTAAAGATTGCATTGGATCATGGAAAGGCTAGTGGTATGGTCAAGTCACACGATCGTGTTGTCGTTTGCCAAAAGGTCGGTGATGATTCCGTGGTGAAGATCATCGAGCTTGAAGACTAG
- the LOC110872406 gene encoding phosphoserine aminotransferase 2, chloroplastic-like has translation MATSATTPNTLLLKNPTARATVKPSPTHAFPTPRATAKPLSIKCQHSATTAAPVSPPTTSTDRLFNFAAGPATLPENVLLKAQSELYNWRGAGMSVMEMSHRGKEFLSIIQKAESDLRKLLDISDDYAVLFLQGGATTQFASIPLNICKPEDPVDYIVTGSWGDKAYKEATKYCKPKVIWTGKPEKYTGLPVFDELDQSINARYLHICANETIHGVEFKDYPTVKNKDAVLVADMSSNFCSKPVDVSKFGIIYAGAQKNVGPSGVTIVIIRKDLIGHAQESTPVMLDYKIHADNNSLYNTPPCYGIYMCGLVFEDLLAQGGLVEVEKKNVKKAQILYDAIDGSGGFYRSPVEKSVRSLMNVPFTLEKAELEGEFVKEAAKEGMVQLKGHRSVGGMRASIYNAMPLAGVEKLVAFMKEFQAKHG, from the coding sequence ATGGCAACGTCAGCCACCACCCCCAACACCCTCCTCCTCAAAAACCCTACCGCACGCGCCACCGTCAAGCCCTCACCCACCCACGCCTTCCCAACCCCACGTGCCACCGCCAAACCCCTCTCCATCAAATGCCAACACTCTGCCACCACTGCCGCCCCTGTATCCCCACCCACCACCTCCACCGACCGCCTCTTCAACTTCGCCGCCGGTCCCGCCACCCTGCCGGAAAACGTCCTCTTAAAAGCCCAATCGGAGCTCTACAACTGGCGCGGCGCCGGCATGAGTGTCATGGAGATGAGCCACAGAGGCAAAGAGTTTTTATCAATCATTCAAAAAGCAGAATCAGATCTGAGAAAATTACTCGACATCTCCGATGATTACGCCGTCTTGTTCCTTCAAGGCGGCGCTACCACCCAATTCGCTAGCATCCCGTTAAACATATGTAAACCGGAAGATCCGGTTGATTACATCGTCACCGGTTCATGGGGCGACAAGGCGTATAAAGAAGCAACAAAATATTGCAAACCTAAAGTAATCTGGACCGGTAAACCGGAGAAATACACCGGGTTACCGGTTTTTGATGAGTTGGATCAGAGTATTAACGCAAGGTATTTGCATATATGCGCCAATGAAACTATTCACGGTGTTGAGTTTAAAGATTACCCCACTGTAAAAAACAAAGATGCGGTTTTGGTAGCTGATATGTCTTCTAACTTTTGTTCAAAACCGGTTGATGTTTCGAAATTTGGGATCATTTATGCAGGGGCTCAGAAGAATGTGGGCCCATCTGGGGTTACAATTGTGATTATAAGGAAAGATTTGATAGGCCATGCTCAAGAAAGTACTCCGGTTATGTTGGATTACAAGATCCATGCTGATAATAATAGTTTGTATAATACGCCACCGTGTTATGGGATTTATATGTGTGGGTTGGTTTTTGAGGATCTGTTGGCACAAGGTGGGTTGGTGGAGGTTGAGAAGAAGAATGTGAAGAAGGCTCAGATTTTGTATGATGCGATTGATGGGAGTGGCGGGTTTTATCGGTCGCCGGTTGAGAAGTCGGTTAGGTCGTTGATGAATGTGCCGTTTACGCTTGAGAAGGCGGAGTTGGAAGGGGAGTTTGTGAAGGAAGCGGcgaaagaggggatggttcagctTAAGGGGCATCGGTCGGTTGGTGGGATGAGGGCGTCGATTTATAATGCGATGCCGTTGGCTGGGGTTGAGAAGTTGGTGGCTTTTATGAAGGAGTTCCAAGCTAAACATGGTTAG